The DNA window GCAGCAGCATGCCGCCAGATTCGAAGAGGAATCCGGTCACCAGGCTGGCCGAACTCGCCGACAGCGCGATGAACATCTCGTTTACGCCCTGTACGCGTCCCCGTTCCAGCGGCGCAAGCGCGTTTGAAAGCAGGGAAGAGCCGGCGATAAAACAGAAGTTCCACCCCAGGCCGAGGAGGAAGAGGGCGATCGTCAGGGGTATGAACCGGGGCGAGACCGGTGTGATCACGCAGGAGACGACCAGGATGAGTACGCCCCACTTCACGATGGCGTGCTGACCCCACCGCATGATCAGTCGCCCGGTGATGCCGGAAACGCCGAACATGCCGATGGCGTGCGCCATGATGACCCACGAGATCAGCCACGTGCCATGATCGTGGTGGCTCATGTGCAGGGGCGTGATCACCATGAGCAGCGTCATGACGAACTGGCCGATTACCATGGCCGCGATCCCGTACCGGACGTGCACGTTGCGGAGGATCTCCCGCACGGGGCGCGTGGTGGACGCGTCGATTTCGGATTCGGCGGCGGGTTTGATGCGCCGGGCGAGGTCGAGCGGGTCGGGGCGAACCAGGAAGAGGGTTAGCAGGACCGCTGCCAGGCTCAGGCCCACGCCGACGACGAAGGGGCCCGACATGGGAGGATAACCGTATTGCGCGATCCAGATCCCCGCGGGCGCAACCATCATGGCGCCGCCGATGGCGCTGATGGTGCCGGCGGACACGATTCGGCCGATGATGCGGGCACGTTCGGCTTCGGGATAGATTTCCGCGCCGATGAACCGCGCCTGCTCGCTGGAGCTGCGCGCCATGCCGGCGAAAAAAGACGCGATGCAGAATCCCGCGAAGGAATGGACGGCCACGCTCAGGAAACTGGCCGCGGCGGCGATCAGGGACGACAGGTATCCGGCCGTTAGCCCGGCCCGGCGGCCCAGGCGGTCCATGATCCAGCCGAAGGGGAAGGCGCTGATCGAGCGCGCGAGAAAGGCGA is part of the Gemmatimonadota bacterium genome and encodes:
- a CDS encoding MFS transporter, giving the protein MEPEQLQSVRSRITHTLFVTQALFGATQVAAFTVVPILAAQLADSERMTGVPMTIAFLARSISAFPFGWIMDRLGRRAGLTAGYLSSLIAAAASFLSVAVHSFAGFCIASFFAGMARSSSEQARFIGAEIYPEAERARIIGRIVSAGTISAIGGAMMVAPAGIWIAQYGYPPMSGPFVVGVGLSLAAVLLTLFLVRPDPLDLARRIKPAAESEIDASTTRPVREILRNVHVRYGIAAMVIGQFVMTLLMVITPLHMSHHDHGTWLISWVIMAHAIGMFGVSGITGRLIMRWGQHAIVKWGVLILVVSCVITPVSPRFIPLTIALFLLGLGWNFCFIAGSSLLSNALAPLERGRVQGVNEMFIALSASSASLVTGFLFESGGMLLLAVIGTVCSVGLGFCSLVYSRRAERESHVEAAG